TCATGACAAATGTTACCTGTCCGTCAGTCTCTGTTAGAATTTGTTGCACTCGTCCAGATTAAAGGTTCAGAATTAAGAATTGACCGTGATGTGCTCAGGCATGTTTCTCTTTCTGTATGTGCAGCCGCATCCATGCATGTAGAATCTCTAGAACGTATCAcagctccctccatccatttccctcctgccctcagtagttttccactctacctgtcagccactcccacctcatcagtccaactccactcacctgtcagctcagctGCGTCTCATCCCAGTCATCTCAGCATATAAGCCTCTCCTGCACTTGACTCCTTGTTCTTCAGCTTcgatgcaagactttccagcattattttcctgcctgatttcctgttacCGACCCTacttgtctttgttctgcctgccttgcctttTCCCCGGAAAACCAACCTGctttctgtccctgaccacgcATGCTGCCCTCGTGTCTCctgctataatctgcttccccggcctcgactcgtctgccACTTGCCCCTCATCGGttcctctgccttgccgcccggctctggacccctccccttgGCTGTACTACCAAGAGTAAGCCCATTCCCTTCCCCGAATCCCAAACCCAGAGACTCCTTatgggccactggtctgaagaaagGGCTGTTTCCTGAAGTCGTGGCTCATATCTAAGTTTGctactgtgttttctgttttctattaAAGACTTTACCAATTGATCCTGAGCTCAAGTGTACTGCTAGTGGGTCCATATTAACTTGTCACAGAATGACATAACTACCTGCATTTGCTTATATATTTAGCTCCTGCTGTAAATTTCTGCAAGAGAACATTGAGAAAGGTCAGTATTCTAAGCTATGAAACCATATGTTGTTTTAGAGAGACTGAAACTTTTGGCTTTTTTAGTAAGATTTTTTTTGGAATTGGACCAATTGGATCAGTGTGTACTACCATCGTTATTTACTGCCTGACCTTTGTTCTGGACGTCCTTGGGGACACTGTGGTTATCTGGGTGACGGGCTTCAAGATGAAGAAGACCGTCGACACCATTTGGTTTCTCAACCTCGCCGTTGCcaacttcctctcctctcacggCCGTGAATCTCTTCGGGAGCCATTAGAATCTTTGGAGCTTCactcacctggttgttggttgtTCCAGCCCTCATTTTGCGGGTCGTTGAAACCTCCCCTGACACGTTTGAAAGGCCTCTTCTCCTGGGGATGTTTTTCAGCACTGCATTGTAAACCGGTGACACGTGATGCCTCAGACCCCGCCCCCCCGATGGTCTTTCCAGGCACTTCACTCCTCTCTCAAACCATCTCCCCTGACTTATCATTTGACAATATCTGACGTAACCAAGGCGTTACCATACAGCGGAGGCTCTGGCATAAAGTTCATTTGATGCTAATGAAACCAGCATACTTCCTGCAGCAGATTCAGGCTTAACGTCAGTGTTTTGATAACTACCTGGTATTTGAAGCCACAAAAACCTTTTTTGCATCCATCCAAGCTTTGGTGTAGGTAAGATGTCATGACTacatgcacattttaatatgtagtatttatttatttatttattaattttcttattttttttttattaattattgGATTAGTAGTTGGCTTAGTTGTACTTCTGGGCACAATTGAAAAATGTTTCTTCAGTTCGGTGCTAATTTCAGAGTTGCTGATTTAGCAAATGATTATACAAATTTTGACTGATGTCTCGTTGTTGACTGCAGGTCCAGTCAGCGAGGGAGATGACTTTTAACAACTCCAGTTTAATCAATAGAACAGGTCTGTCTGAAGATCTCAATAGCTCAAATAATCTGAAATGGTCGCTCAACACCATGAGCCTGATCGTCTACTCCCTGGCGTTTGTTCTGGGCGTCCCCGGGAACGGCGTGGTTATCTGGGTGACGGGCTTCAAGATGAAGAAGACCGTCAACACCGTTTGGTTCCTCAACCTGGCCGTGGCCGACTTCCTCATCACGGCGTTCCTGCCCCTGAGAGTCACGTACACGGCCATGGATTTCCACTGGCCGTTCGGCAAGTTCATGTGTAAGCTGAACAGCACCGTGAGCTTTCTGAACATGTTTGCCAGTGTGTACATCCTGGTGGTGATCAGCGTGGACAGATATGTGTCTGTGGTTTTGCCCGTCTGGGCCCAGAACCACAGGAGCGTACGCAAGGCGTCCTGCGTGAGTCTGGCTGTTTGGGTCCTGGCTCTGATTCTGAGCACGCCGTACTTCATCTTCAGGGACACGGCTCCTTCGTATTTCAGCGAAGACATCATTAACTGCTTCAACAACTACGCTCTGTCTGACGATTATGAAACCCCGTCTGTGAACCAGCTGCGGCAGTTCCGTCATCAGGCCATGACCATCACCCGCTTCCTCCTGGGATTCGTGGTCCCCTTCACCGTCATCGTCTCCTGCTACGCCGTCATAATCCATCGCCTCAGAAGAAATCGCACCCTGGCCAGCCAGTCCAGCCGTCCTTTTAAGATCATCGCCGCGGTGAtcaccaccttcttcctgtGCTGGGCTCCGTACCACATCATGGGGCTCATAGAGCTCATAAACCACATGGCCACTCATGAAAACAAAACGCTAGACCATGTGACCACTATCGGACTCCCCATAGCAATCAGCCTGGCCTTCCTCAACAGCTGCCTGAATCCGTTTCTGTATGTGTTTATGGGCCAAGATTTCAAGGATAAAGTCCGCAAATCCATCTTGAAGGTGCTGGAGACTGccttccaggaggaggtgtctCGCTCCTATACCTACACAAACTCAATGGTCACCAGCCGGAGCAAAGAAAAGTCTTTTTCTGACGCTGAGGTGTAAACCGGGCCAGAGCGTTGGCAAACACCTTTTCGTGAAATGTAAGTTTGATATATTGAGGAGACCTTTGTCAGCCATAAATGTCCTGCTCAAGCATGTGTTGCTTCCGTCAGGAGGACAGTTTGCCGCCAGTTTTATGATTGGTAAATGCTCTTAAAGAGCACGGAAGAGTTATTCTTTCAACACAGCTGTCAACTACAAAGATCCACCCTCTATCCCTGATGAGACGTTTAAGTACCAGAAATATGTCTGTTCGATTTAGGGTGACACAGAAGGGTCTCTTCCTGAAAAGTCTCCATTATCTCACAGAATGCGCTCTCTGAATGGAGACGGGTGGGGTCCATGTATGAAATAGAAGCACATTAAGAAGCACAATTACATtaccgatttttttttttagcggtAGAACGATTTATGGGATAAAACTGCAGATCCGTTTCTGGGTGGAAACAGTGAATTGGATTATCCAATCCATTATCAAACTGGAGATTAGATGGATGTCTTCACAGGACGCTCCAGGAATGCTGTTTCAGCCAGTTATAACTCTAAAATAATTTGTATTGTAAGCTTATAGCAAGCAGGTATCACAAGTTTATTTAAGAATTAGGGGTTATTTTGACAGTAACAATGACAATGAGGACAAAGCCGAAACATAAACTACAGATACTACTCTTCATTTAACCTATATATTCATTTAAAGTAACCGTGTATGCTCTACTTCCTGCTTTTTTCTGTTGCCGCCAAACGCTAtaaaaaaagcagcaattttGCTAGCCGCATGTCTTCTGAAGGCTGAATACTACAAAGACAGAGATGTCTTGAGGACGTTATTACAAAATCAGTTGAttgtacttttatttgtttgtttatcggTCTTTTGTGGGGTATTTACCATGAACTGGGATTTTTAATGAAACCTAAATTACAAGTCTGTaccctttttttgtctgtgtatAAGAGGACTGgaattaaaaattattttttcttatCTATGAATCTGCGGGTTTGTGTTAATATTGTGGTTGTAGAATCTTCAAAGTTACTGGCATATTTTAGGATTCTGAAACCACTGGTgacaaatgtgtgcatgtgacatCATTCTGACATCTGAAAATTCATCTTTCCTCACCGGATGTGTGCATGACAGCGAATGTTCCGCTGCTACTGCAGACATATACTGAGCAGCAACACCCTTGCTGATGACTTCCTTAGATAACTTTAATATTGTGAGCTATTTAAAAATAAGGCCTAAACTCTTCGGTCTACTCATGGTCTGCTTTACCCTCCTCAGCTCTTTTACTTTGCCATGTGCCTCGGAAGAGTTGGTGCCAAGCACTTTTTGGAGCAGACTTGCATCCTTTGATCCTTCAAACAGTGGCTTTTAACTAATATTGGGTTCATATCTCTTGGTCCTTTACTGACATGTAGGTTAGTTGCACGAGTTAATGTTTGCTGGGTACAGAAAAAGGCTACATGGGCATCAACTTAATAAAAAACATATATGGGAATTTGTTTTGAAAAACCATTCTTGCAGTTGAGCTTTGTTGTGTATTGAGGCTATTTACAGGTGACGCTTACCTCTGTGAGTTTAAGCCTGGCTGTTGCGGCGCCGCCGTTCAAAAGAACAGACCGGTAGCCTTAGAACCGCCGTCATTTATTTGAGTTTTACAGTTTAATAGCCGATGAAAGGTTGGAGCGGCGGTAGTCTGGCTTGTATATGTAGTGTGCCAGTGTCCCCTGGGGCTGTGTGATTAAGCATCATGGGGCCAAGCAGTTGTGGACCATTACAGGAGGATGAGACTGCTCCTGTTTGAGCTGCTTTTGAAGCTGAGACTTACTGTTTTCTTCTAGATGAAGGTCATGACAAATGTTACCTGTCCGTCAGTCTCTGTTAGAATTTGTTGCACTCGTCCAGATTAAAGGTTCAGAATTAAGAATTGACCGTGATGTGCTCAGGCATGTTTCTCTTTCTGTATGTGCAGCCGCATCCATGCATGTAGAATCTCTAGAACGTATCAcagctccctccatccatttccctcctgccctcagtagttttccactctacctgtcagccactcccacctcatcagtccaactccactcacctgtcagctcagctGCGTCTCATCCCAGTCATCTCAGCATATAAGCCTCTCCTGCACTCGACTCCTTGTTCTTCAGCCTcgatgcaagactttccagcattattttcctgcctgatttcctgttacCGACCCTacttgtctttgttctgcctgccttgcctttTCCCCGGAAAACCGacctgctttctgtctctgaCCACACATGCTGCCCTCGTGTCTCctgctataatctgcttccctgGCCTCGACTTGTCTGCCTCTTGCCCCTCATCGGttcctctgccttgccgcccggctctggacccctccccttgGCTGTTCTACCAAGAGTAAGCCCATTCCCTTCCCCGAATCCCAAACCCAGAGACTCCTTatgggccactggtctgaagaaagGGCTGTTTCCTGAAGTCACGGATCACATCCGAGTTTGctactgtgttttctgttttctattaAAGACTTTACCAATTGATTCTGAGCTCAAGTGTACTGCTAGTGGGTCCAAATTAACTTGTCACAGAATGACATAACTACCCGCATTTGCTTATATGTTTAGCTCCTGCTGTAAATTTCTGCAAGAGAACATTGAGAAAGGTCAATATTCTAAGCTATAAAACCATATGTTGTTTTAGAGAGACTGAAACTTTTGGCTTTTTTAGTAAGATTTTTTTTGGAATTAGACCAATTGGATCAGTGTGTACTACCATCGTTATTTACTGCCTGACCTTTGTTCTGGACGTCCTTGGGGACACTGTGGTTATCTGGGTGACGGGCTTCAAGATGAAGAAGACCGTCGACGCCATTTGGTTTCTCAACCTCGCCGTGGccgacttcctctcctctcacggCCGTGAATCTCTTCGGGAGCCATTAGAATCTTTGGAGCTTCAttcacctggttgttggttgtTCCAGCCCTCATTTTGCGGGTCGTTGAAACCTCCCGTGACATGTTTGAAAAGCCTCTTCTCCTGGGGATGTTTTTCAGCACTGCATTGTAAACCGGTGACACGTGATGCCTCAGACCCCGCCCCCCCGATGGTCTTTCCAGGCACTTCACTCCTCTCTCAAACCATCTCCCCTGACTTAACATTTGACAATATCTGACGTAACCAAGGCGTTACCATACAGCGGAGGCTCTGGCATAAAGTTCATTTGATGCTAATGAAATCAGCATACTTCCTGCAGCAGATTCAGGCTTAACGTCAGTGCTTTGATAACTACCTGGTATTTGAAGCCACAAAAACCTTTTTTGCATCCATCCAAGCTTTGGTGTAGGTAAGATGTCATGACTacatgcacattttaatatgtagtatttatttatttatttatttatttatttattagattAGTAGTTGGCTTAGTTGTACTTCCGGGCACAATTGAAAAATGTTTCTTCAGTTCGGTGCTAATTTCAGAGTTGCTGATTTAGCAAATGATTATACAAATTTTGACCGATGTCTCGTTGTTGACTGCAGGTCCAGTCAGCGAGGGAGATGACTTTTAACAACTCCAGTTTAATCAATAGAACAGGTCTGTCTGTAGATCTCAATAGCTCAAATAATCTGAAATGGTCGCTCAACACCATGAGCCTGATCGTCTACTCCCTGGCGTTTGTTCTGGGCGTCCCCGGGAACGGCGTGGTTATCTGGGTGACGGGCTTCAAGATGAAGAAGACCGTCAACACCGTTTGGTTCCTCAACCTGGCCGTGGCCGACTTCCTCATCACGGCGTTCCTGCCCCTGAGCGTCACGTACACGGCCATGGATTTCCACTGGCCGTTCGGCAAGTTCATGTGTAAGGTGAACAGCGGCATGTGCTTTCTGAACATGTTTGCCAGTGTGTACATCCTGGTGATGATCAGCATGGACAGATGTGTGTCCGTGGTTTTGCCCGTCTGGGCCCAGAACCACAGGAGCGTACGCAAGGCGTCCTGCGTGAGTCTGGCTGTTTGGGTCCTGGCTCTGATTCTGAGCACGCCGTACTTCATCTTCAGGGACACGGCTCCTTCGTATTTCAGCGAAGACATCATCCACTGCTTCAACAACTACACTCTGTCTGACGATTATGAAACCCCGTCTGTGAACCAGCTGCGGCAGTTCCGTCATCAGGCCATGACCATCACCTGCTTCCTCCTGGGATTCGTGGTCCCCTTCACCGTCATCGTCTCCTGCTACGCCGTCATAATCCATCGCCTCAGAAGAAATCGCACCCTGGCCAGCCAGTCCAGCCGTCCTTTTAAGATCATCGCCGCGGTTAtcaccaccttcttcctgtGCCTGGCTCCGTGCCACATCATGGGGCTCATAGAGCTCATAAACCACATCGACACTCATG
The DNA window shown above is from Takifugu flavidus isolate HTHZ2018 chromosome 10, ASM371156v2, whole genome shotgun sequence and carries:
- the LOC130532746 gene encoding chemerin-like receptor 1, whose translation is MTFNNSSLINRTGLSEDLNSSNNLKWSLNTMSLIVYSLAFVLGVPGNGVVIWVTGFKMKKTVNTVWFLNLAVADFLITAFLPLRVTYTAMDFHWPFGKFMCKLNSTVSFLNMFASVYILVVISVDRYVSVVLPVWAQNHRSVRKASCVSLAVWVLALILSTPYFIFRDTAPSYFSEDIINCFNNYALSDDYETPSVNQLRQFRHQAMTITRFLLGFVVPFTVIVSCYAVIIHRLRRNRTLASQSSRPFKIIAAVITTFFLCWAPYHIMGLIELINHMATHENKTLDHVTTIGLPIAISLAFLNSCLNPFLYVFMGQDFKDKVRKSILKVLETAFQEEVSRSYTYTNSMVTSRSKEKSFSDAEV
- the LOC130532744 gene encoding chemerin-like receptor 1, which translates into the protein MTFNNSSLINRTGLSVDLNSSNNLKWSLNTMSLIVYSLAFVLGVPGNGVVIWVTGFKMKKTVNTVWFLNLAVADFLITAFLPLSVTYTAMDFHWPFGKFMCKVNSGMCFLNMFASVYILVMISMDRCVSVVLPVWAQNHRSVRKASCVSLAVWVLALILSTPYFIFRDTAPSYFSEDIIHCFNNYTLSDDYETPSVNQLRQFRHQAMTITCFLLGFVVPFTVIVSCYAVIIHRLRRNRTLASQSSRPFKIIAAVITTFFLCLAPCHIMGLIELINHIDTHENETQDHVTTIGFPIAISLAFLNSCLNPLLYVFMGQDFKDKVRKSILKVLETAFQEEEVSPSYTYTNSMVTSRSKEKSFSDAEV